The genomic segment AAGGGAAATACGTCTATGTCTTCTTTGCTGCCATTGATCACGATGTGTTTGAACCACCGTATGTAAGGCTGTGGGTCACCCATCACTGCGCACACAAACTCCACATCACTACCAACAACAGCGATCCGGTTAGCCTGCAGCCCAGCATGCAGGTCTGGCTTTTGAGGAGAACGCTCTGTAACAAAACAAGATTTAAGATTAGCATGATGCAAGATCATACAAATGACTAATGTCCACAGAGAGCAGGAGGAGACAGATAGCCATTCTGTTTGCCTGCAACATGAGGATGTTCAGTCTGGATAAAGTCTTTATGAAACTCTGTACGTTTTGTAGTTTACTGACATTATGTTTGTCCACTTAGTAAGTACTTAGAAAATGCATTAATGTTATTACTAAAGCTCACTGTGCCATAGTTTAGTGATATTGAGTTTTTATGTGCTTATATTTGCAATCTCAGATTTGGAGGGAGTTCTGTGTTTCTTTCACACggtcacattttaatattaggtGTATTTGAtatattgttgttgactttGTTCAGTGAGCTTTAATGCAGTTTAAACAAAGAATACCCTTGGGAAACCCCTACAGCAAATCAGCACTTTATTCACTCCAGCATTTCCACTCTTATACTTCTCAAAGTGCagtaatttcatttttaattgttaagGCCAAACCACCTCCATCAGTCATGCAACCTCCTTGTTGGTGTGGGTGGTTGTACAGGATCAGTCAAAAGTTCGGACACACACAGTCCAAAGTTCTGACTGGAACCATCTGGTTTTTGCAATAAAGCGCCTCTGATTATCCCTTTGTGTATACATGCTGCAGATAATCTTACCAATTACATTCAGCTGATAGGTGTGTTGGAGGGTCCCGTGTCCATTCTGCACCACACAGGTGTAGTTCCCTTCATCAGAGGGAGCCACTGACTCCTTTATTAGAGTCCATGTGTGGTCTCTGATCTGCAAGATTAAAGAAATATACAGAAAGGGTGAAGTAAAGCTTTACAAGCTGAAGTTGTTTCTAGAGGCCTTTGACTCGTTGGTCCATCCTGACCTCTTCTCCGTTCTTGTACCATCGCAGGGCAGGAAGCGGGTTTCCTGTTGCTTGGCAGTGAAATTTCACTGTCTTCCCGACAGGAACTCTGTAGATGTGTCTCTTGTCCGGCCTCACccactgcagctgcagtgatgctgaGACAGCATAAGGAAAACATCATGACTAAAACTGCGTATGCACCTTTCCAACACAAAGACTGAAACTAAGAGGATCAGCTTGAGGGTTAGCGTGCAGCCTCTCACTGCCTGTGCAACATTCCCCGGGTTGTccacttttttttaagtattattCTGAGGATTTCACAATTAAAGagtgtcattttaaaaaaaaaaaaggtgctgaTGAATGTGCACAGGCTGAACCTTTGCACATAAAAGAGAAATCCATGCATTTTCCTATGATAATCTGATCAACAAGTCTATCATACTTGGTGAAACCAAATCCAGATTATATATCATCCAATACAAAGGTAGTGCTGGAGACCAGTGGAGACCTTGCTCACttcaaatgcttttgcattaatctaattttaaatttgatctctggctctcttccacagcgtgtctttgtcctgCCTGCCTCcactcacccccaaccagttgTGGCAGATacccgcccctccctgaccctggttcttctggaagtttcttccttttaaaagggagcTTTTCTTCCCCTTGTCACCAAGCACTTGCTCAAAGGAAGTTGTCTGAtttgggggtttctctgtattattacaGGTCTTaccctacaatataaagcaccttgaggtgactgctgttgtgatttgcagGTGAATTAATAAAACTCTGCTGTCATTAGGCACCCTTGATAAAGCACTGCCACATAATCCTCCACACTTTCTTCAGGctttaacattttcaaacataTTGTCATCTTCACAAAGAtcctcacacacagactcaagagttgtttcatttttctGATTTATGTCAAAAACACCTGCAGACTGGTCATAATTCATGTGAGTCTCTATGATGTCAGTGCGCCGCAGATTGTCATTTACATCAGACCTCTCACTGCTCATAAGGGGGCGATTTTCAACTAGTGCCTCAGCGGCGGGGTCCACCTCAGCAACAGCAGGGGTGCTGTGGCCCCATCTGGCTCTGCAGGTGTGATTGACGTTTCCCTACCAGGTGCCCTGGCCAGCACCCTGACTGTGTGTTTCTTAGCTTTTCTGGACTGTGTCGATATAATGCCCTTCTCCACCACAACCAAAACATTTCATGTTCTCCGATGAAGCAAACACCATGTAATTAAAACCATCTATTTTGAAACTGAACGACAGGTTAGCTCATTAGCGGTGTCCTTGAGGATCATAAAAACCTGCCTTCGGTGACACACAACATGCTTAAGAAGCACAAATTTGCACCCCAAAGAAGCAGCAGCTAAAAGCGGGATGCACAAAAAGGAGTGAAGAGGCTGAAGCTAACGCCACAAAATGGGCAAAACATTTTCCATTTATCTATGTAGTGCAGCGAGCACCATCGGGAtaataaatgtaacaaagcGCTGTGAGGAGTTAGTTTCTAGACATTTGTTGACATCCCGCGTTGTTATTTCAAAGAAATAACGACGCATGTTATTTTGTTGtcaattttttatttgttttttttaatgtaaaagtgttttctgaaatgttattttgttgttgatgttgtaaATGTGATTTGCACTTCCCAGCCACCATAATAAACAGAGAAGGAGAGATCTGAGATCCTATCTCTGTATTCTATCCTGTACTGATCTTCATGTACCATCATAGACAGtgagccatgcagaactgtaggAAATCCCAATAGAGTTTCCAGCCAGACAGGTGTACTCTCCAGCATCATCCAGGGTTATGTTCCTCAGAGTCAACACCTCCATTTCTTTGTCTGTGGTGTTCAAACCAGCAGTCtaagagagaaacacacaaaaatctgTTATCCTTCATCAGTGTCACTCAAAGGTCAGAGCTGAGTTAAATTCCTCACCATCAGCAAACTGGAACTCAAAAGTCAAACTTAAATCTCTCACAAAGTCAGTGAATTCAGTTCATGGATGGAAACTTTAATTTTACCACTTCAGCAGTCTAGTGCAGGAGACTAAGATCACTCTGAAAAATGTGATCTCAGTGGGGTggagcagtgggttcagggtGTGGTGTCAGGGGAGGCTTACCCACACAGCTGTTCTTCATCACCTGTCTGAGCTGTGTGGTTCGAAAGCCAGAGGAGGCAGCTTTAAAGCCACGCAAGCAAAGCGTGTCGGAAATAGCTGGAAATAAAACACCTGTTAACGTGTCACGCTGTGTGTGTGGGTACTTTATACCTGTCACAAATCTGAGAAAAtataaggatttaaaaacacaaaatcataaATTGAAGCATAAAGATTTGGTTCAGCTTTATTTCCAGTTCAGTTAGATTTCCTGTTGCTGAGACTGGACTGATGAATTGGAGGCCTGGTCAGCTAACTCAGCTTTCATCAATAATTCAACAGCTTTCCCAGCAGGACATTGCTTCATGAATGGCAGTAAGCTGTTAGAACACTGATTCAACAAGTGATGGTTCCCATATGTTGTTATTGcaaatgtcttaaaaaacaaacaaacccaactTTACCCATTTCTGTTCACACAGTTTTCAGAGGCTGGAAATTATGAGAGGTTGACACACCTGAGTGaaagtcttcttttttcttGATCTGTTCCTTTGGGAGCAGCAGATTATGTGCCTTCATCTCACACTATTTTAGCAACCTCCTCTGTTAGACCAACCTCCTGGATTAGAGTCTTGTGCTGGGAAAGGGATCCCAATGCAGCTCCTTACAGGAGCAGGCGGTTTTAAGAATGCTGCGGACTAAAACTAGGCAGCGGGTGCCAAGAGCCTTTGTATTATGTCATGATGTTTagtaaatttaaatgtatttctttgAAATGTATCTCagggttttcttctgtttttaagCTGCTCATGTTCATAAtgatatattttcatatttgtttggttttatgtttgtttattgttttttgttaataaCTGCACAGATATTTGCACATCTGATTGATAGtttttggtcacatgactgactTGTTACTCCATCATGCCAGCTAATACTGGACAGTTGGTATTACTGCAGGACAGAagggttgtgtttttttttcacctgtctCAAGCCAAGACTACTGGGATCATTTATCCACGTAGGAAAAACAAAGATATGAAGACAAATTGCAAATTTTGGGGACTTCTGATGTATATTCTGCCACAGCAGCTTTATTATGACATGCACACGCAATATATCTACCTTCCTTCACACCATCACATTGGCAGCTCTCTCCCTTTACCAGTCACAGTCCCTCAATTTGAAATAACTTTCCTTCTCCTTTGCTGTCTCCAAACATGCCCTCCCcttctccttttcctttctGAGGGAAACGTGGCCAAATGTGAATCTGAAGTTATGTGCCAGTAGAGAACTCTCATTCCCAGCACTGGGAAAACCACCGGGATACAAAGTGTATTTCTATTAATTGGAGAGGTGTGTACTACCAAATTCACCTTCATGACGTAGCCAATTAAGCCAAGATCTGCTTATTTCACTAAACATATTCTAAGGGCTCTGACGGAGATCCGATTTATCCTCCTTCATTATAGATGTAAAGATTGTCACACAGCAAAGTaaagataacaaaagaaaattacTAAAACTGGTCTAAAGCTGAATTTGGTGGTGTTGGTACGTACTTTAAGAACACGAACATAGGGCAGCCCGTCCGGTCCCACGTTGctgttgttgatgatgatgtGTTTGAGCCACTGAATGTGAGGTTGTGAGTTGCTGAAGACGCGGCACACGAACTCCACGTCACTGCCAACAGCTGCCGTCTGGTTGGCTGGCAGCCCTTCCTGCAGGATGGGCCTGTGAGGAGAGCGCTCTGAAACAGGCGGGTTGGAAATAAAGACAAAGGGTAATCTTTACAAATGAGTTAGATATCCACAGAGAGAACAGCATGTCCCCAGTAACACCTGGAGGACGTACCTGAGGATAAATTTTCTAACTGTAGTCATCCACGAGCCATCGGTCACAGTACCATTCACAATCAGTATGAATGGGTGACAGTATTCATGTCACCCATGACAGTATTCATGTCATGGGTGACATGAATACTGTCACCCATTCATGGAAGGACACTGAAGAAAAATAACAAGACTGGTTTGGACCGAGACCTTTTTATCATTTTACGTTACACTAACATTACGACCCTGTGTGCCAGATAATCTCTCTTACCAAGTACATCCAGCTGGTAGGTGTGTTGGAGGCGCCCATATTTATTCTCCACCACACAGGTGTAGTTCCCTTTATCTGAGGGAACCAATAACGTAATTATTAGAGTCCCTGTGTGTTCTCTGATCTGAAAGATTGAGCACAGGTAAAGACAGAAAGTAAAGCTTAAAATCTGGTCATGCCTCTAAAGTTTCCACTTTACAGCCAGAAACACACCTTAAAGCCTCCGATTCTGTGATCCCTCCTGAACAGTTTCCCGTTCTTGTACCATTGTATTGTGGGAAGCGGGTGTCCTGTTGCTTTGCAttgcatttttattgtgttgGAGACAG from the Oreochromis niloticus isolate F11D_XX linkage group LG7, O_niloticus_UMD_NMBU, whole genome shotgun sequence genome contains:
- the LOC100708380 gene encoding fibroblast growth factor receptor 1-A, whose product is MMCFCFLLLLVHFSQAQSGLDSESTDTVMAPQWVQPEMKKLYAVPVSNTIKMQCKATGHPLPTIQWYKNGKLFRRDHRIGGFKIREHTGTLIITLLVPSDKGNYTCVVENKYGRLQHTYQLDVLERSPHRPILQEGLPANQTAAVGSDVEFVCRVFSNSQPHIQWLKHIIINNSNVGPDGLPYVRVLKTAGLNTTDKEMEVLTLRNITLDDAGEYTCLAGNSIGISYSSAWLTVYDASLQLQWVRPDKRHIYRVPVGKTVKFHCQATGNPLPALRWYKNGEEIRDHTWTLIKESVAPSDEGNYTCVVQNGHGTLQHTYQLNVIERSPQKPDLHAGLQANRIAVVGSDVEFVCAVMGDPQPYIRWFKHIVINGSKEDIDVFPFVRPPKDEYLNTMDYEVESLLTLRNVTLADAGEYTCLASNSEGVSRHTVWLIVIDEASLRLLQRSSPVHCSSAHTCQHWT